The Suncus etruscus isolate mSunEtr1 chromosome 14, mSunEtr1.pri.cur, whole genome shotgun sequence genome contains a region encoding:
- the ZNF526 gene encoding zinc finger protein 526 has protein sequence MAEVAAAEGIELPAQMSPTALEASTLALGETMISAGVTEMTPGEALASSLFFQHHQFMCSECGSLYNTLEDVLSHQEQHAPAMPEAITLAVHEVDLEVGSLEDGPFQCCECSQLILSPTELLAHQDAHLQESTSQIQYQCGDCQELFSSPELWLAHRQTQHLPAAVTAESPGLSPLPPAMPPPPTPPAAPEVKMEPYECPECSTLCATPEEFLEHQGTHFDSLEKEEHNGLEEDEEEEEEEETGDEEAAAVMGDDALTGDKATASRAPGCGDCLQQRTSSGARRRHRRASRGPASATHPFHCGQCQRSFSSANRLLAHGRAHVGGTHECPACSKVFKKAASLEQHVRLHRGEARYLCVDCGRGFGTELTLVAHRRAHTANPLHRCRCGKTFSNMTKFLYHRRTHLGKSGVPSTATAGSPAPPEPVPPPPAPVPAPPVQLPCPQCSKSFASASRLSRHRRAVHGPPERRHRCGICGRGFKKLVHVHNHLRTHTGERPFQCHSCGKTFASLANLSRHQLTHTGLRPYQCLDCGKRFTQSSNLQQHRRLHLRPVTFSRAPRLPVNGLYNKSPYYCGTCGRWFRALAGLRLHQRVHARTRILPLTAPPRSPPLTPTPAPEPQQTIMCTELGETIAIIETSQPLALEDTLQLCQAALGASEAGGLLQLDTDFV, from the coding sequence ATGGCAGAGGTCGCGGCGGCCGAAGGGATCGAGTTGCCTGCACAGATGTCTCCAACAGCCCTGGAGGCATCCACCCTGGCCCTGGGGGAAACAATGATATCAGCTGGGGTGACTGAGATGACTCCCGGGGAGGCCCTggcctcctccctcttcttccagcACCACCAATTCATGTGCTCTGAGTGCGGCAGCCTCTACAACACACTGGAAGATGTCCTGTCACACCAGGAACAGCATGCACCTGCCATGCCTGAGGCCATCACGCTGGCCGTGCATGAGGTTGACCTGGAGGTGGGCAGCCTTGAGGATGGGCCTTTCCAGTGCTGTGAGTGCAGCCAGCTCATCCTCTCCCCCACTGAACTCCTCGCCCACCAGGATGCCCACCTCCAGGAGTCAACCAGCCAGATCCAGTACCAGTGCGGGGACTGCCAGGAGCTGTTCTCTTCACCTGAGCTCTGGCTGGCTCATCGCCAGACCCAGCACCTGCCGGCAGCAGTGACGGCGGAGTCTCCAGGCCTCTCTCCCCTGCCTCCTGCCATGCCGCCACCACCAACACCCCCTGCAGCCCCTGAAGTTAAGATGGAGCCCTATGAATGTCCTGAGTGCTCAACCCTGTGTGCCACCCCTGAGGAGTTCCTGGAACATCAAGGCACCCACTTTGATTCCCTAGAGAAAGAAGAACACAATGGACTAGAGGAAgacgaggaggaagaggaggaggaagagacgGGGGATGAAGAGGCAGCAGCAGTGATGGGTGATGATGCCCTGACAGGGGACAAGGCCACCGCCAGCCGGGCCCCCGGCTGTGGAGATTGTCTCCAACAAAGGACCTCCAGTGGGGCACGAAGGCGACACCGGCGGGCATCTAGGGGCCCTGCCTCAGCCACCCACCCCTTCCACTGCGGCCAGTGCCAGCGCAGCTTCAGCTCCGCCAACCGGCTGCTGGCCCATGGTCGGGCCCATGTGGGGGGCACACACGAGTGTCCTGCCTGCTCCAAGGTCTTCAAGAAAGCTGCCTCCCTGGAGCAGCATGTGCGGCTGCACCGCGGTGAGGCCCGCTACCTGTGTGTGGACTGTGGCCGGGGCTTTGGCACTGAGCTCACGCTAGTGGCGCACCGGCGGGCACACACTGCCAACCCACTGCACCGCTGCCGCTGTGGCAAGACCTTCAGCAACATGACCAAGTTCCTCTACCACCGGCGCACCCATTTGGGAAAGAGCGGGGTGCCCTCCACGGCCACAGCGGggtccccagcacccccagagcccgtgcccccacccccagcccctgTCCCTGCCCCACCTGTCCAGCTGCCCTGCCCTCAGTGCTCTAAGTCCTTTGCCTCGGCCTCCCGGCTCTCCCGGCACCGGCGCGCCGTTCATGGGCCCCCTGAGCGGCGGCACCGCTGTGGCATCTGTGGCCGGGGCTTCAAGAAGCTGGTGCATGTCCACAACCATCTACGCACACACACAGGCGAGCGGCCTTTCCAGTGCCACTCCTGTGGCAAGACCTTCGCCTCTCTGGCCAACCTCAGCCGCCACCAGCTGACCCATACGGGCTTGCGCCCCTACCAGTGCCTGGACTGCGGCAAGCGCTTCACGCAGAGCTCCAACCTACAGCAACACCGAAGGCTGCATCTGCGGCCCGTGACCTTTTCCCGTGCACCCCGCCTGCCTGTCAACGGCCTCTACAACAAGAGCCCCTACTACTGTGGCACCTGTGGCCGCTGGTTCCGCGCCCTGGCCGGCCTGCGGCTGCACCAGCGTGTTCATGCCCGCACCCGGATTCTGCCGCTCACGGCACCACCCCGCTCACCACCCCTTACACCAACCCCAGCCCCCGAGCCACAGCAGACGATCATGTGTACAGAGCTGGGGGAGACCATAGCCATCATTGAGACCTCCCAGCCACTGGCGCTGGAGGACACACTACAACTTTGCCAGGCGGCCCTGGGGGCCAGTGAGGCGGGCGGGCTGCTGCAGCTGGACACAGACTTTGTGTGA
- the GSK3A gene encoding glycogen synthase kinase-3 alpha — MSGGGPSAGGPGGSGRARTSSFAEPGGGGGGGGSGGGGGPGGSASGPVGSSSGGKASVGAMGGGVVSSVAGGGPSSGGGGGSGGPGAGTSFPPPGVKLGRDSGKVTTVVATVGQGPERSQEVAYTDIKVIGNGSFGVVYQARLAETRELVAIKKVLQDKRFKNRELQIMRKLDHCNIVRLRYFFYSSGEKKDELYLNLVLEYVPETVYRVARHFTKAKLTIPIIYVKVYMYQLFRSLAYIHSQGVCHRDIKPQNLLVDPDTAVLKLCDFGSAKQLVRGEPNVSYICSRYYRAPELIFGATDYTSSIDVWSAGCVLAELLLGQPIFPGDSGVDQLVEIIKVLGTPTREQIREMNPNYTEFKFPQIKAHPWSKVFKSRTPPEAIALCSSLLEYTPSSRLSPLEACAHSFFDELRSPGTQLPNNRPLPPLFNFSPGELTIQPSLNAILVPPHLRTQGSATTLGSSSQALTETQTSPDWQPPDSTAPLNNSS, encoded by the exons ATGAGCGGCGGCGGGCCTTCGGCGGGCGGCCCTGGCGGCTCGGGACGGGCGCGGACGAGCTCGTTCGCGGAgccaggcggcggcggcggcggtggcggcagcggcggcggcggcggccccggGGGTTCGGCGTCCGGCCCGGTGGGCAGCAGCAGCGGCGGGAAGGCGTCGGTCGGAGCCATGGGGGGGGGAGTGGTGAGCTCGGTCGCCGGGGGTGGCCCCAGCAGCGGCGGCGGAGGAGGCAGCGGCGGCCCCGGCGCGGGGACCAGCTTCCCGCCGCCCGGAGTCAAGCTGGGCC GTGACAGCGGGAAGGTGACTACAGTAGTGGCCACTGTAGGACAAGGCCCAGAGCGCTCCCAGGAGGTGGCTTATACAGATATCAAAGTCATTGGCAATGGCTCTTTTGGGGTGGTGTACCAGGCCCGACTGGCAGAAACCAGGGAGCTGGTGGCTATCAAGAAGGTCCTGCAGGACAAGAGGTTCAAG AACCGGGAGCTGCAGATCATGCGCAAGCTGGACCACTGCAACATCGTCAGGCTGAGATACTTTTTCTACTCCAGTGGGGAGAAG AAAGACGAGCTTTACCTGAACCTGGTGCTGGAGTACGTGCCTGAGACCGTGTACCGTGTGGCTCGACACTTCACCAAGGCCAAGCTGACCATCCCCATCATCTACGTCAAG GTGTACATGTACCAGCTGTTCCGGAGCTTGGCCTACATCCACTCCCAGGGCGTGTGCCACCGCGACATCAAGCCCCAGAACCTGCTGGTGGACCCCGACACAGCTGTCCTCAAGCTCTGTGATTTTGGCAG TGCAAAGCAGTTGGTTCGGGGGGAGCCCAATGTCTCGTACATCTGTTCCCGCTACTACCGGGCCCCGGAGCTGATCTTTGGAGCCACTGATTACACCTCCTCCATCG ATGTGTGGTCAGCGGGCTGCGTCCTGGCTGAGCTGCTCCTGGGCCAGCCCATCTTCCCCGGGGATAGCGGGGTGGACCAGTTGGTGGAGATCATCAAG GTGCTGGGAACGCCAACCCGGGAACAGATTCGAGAGATGAACCCAAACTACACGGAGTTCAAGTTCCCTCAGATTAAAGCTCATCCCTGGTCAAAG GTGTTCAAGTCCCGAACGCCCCCTGAGGCCATCGCGCTCTGCTCCAGCCTGTTGGAGTACACGCCATCCTCAAGGCTCTCCCCGCTGGAGGCCTGTGCCCACAGCTTCTTTGATGAGCTGCGAAGTCCTGGAACCCAGCTCCCCAACAACCGCCCGCTCCCCCCACTCTTCAATTTCAGCCCTGGAG AACTCACCATCCAGCCATCTCTCAATGCCATTCTCGTCCCTCCTCACTTGAGGACCCAGGGGAGTGCTACCACCCTCGGCTCATCTTCACAAG CTTTAACTGAGACTCAGACCAGCCCGGACTGGCAGCCGCCTGATTCCACAGCGCCCCTCAATAACTCTTCCTGA
- the ERF gene encoding ETS domain-containing transcription factor ERF has product MKTPADTGFAFPDWAYKPESSPGSRQIQLWHFILELLRKEEYQGVIAWQGDYGEFVIKDPDEVARLWGVRKCKPQMNYDKLSRALRYYYNKRILHKTKGKRFTYKFNFNKLVLVNYPFIDVGLAGGAVPQSAPPVPTGGSHFRFPPSTPSEVLSPTEDPRSPPACSSSSSSLFSAVVARRLGRGSVSDCSDGTSELEEPLGEDPRARPPGPPELGAFRGPPLARLPHDPGIFRVYPRPRGGPEPLSPFPVSPLAGPGSLLPPQLSPALPMTPTHLAYTPSPTLSPMYPSGGGGPSGSGGGSHFSFSPEDMKRYLQAHTQSVYNYHLSPRAFLHYPGLVVPQPQRPDKCPLPPLAPDTPPVPSSASSSSSSSSSPFKFKLQPPPLGRRQRAEKAPAGPDKCGSGSLGAGGLAPPPPPPPQIKVEPISEGESEEVEVTDISDEDEEDGEVFKTPRAPPAPTKPEPGEAPGSAQCMPVKLRFKRRWSEDCRLEGGGGPAAGLEDEGEDKKVRGEGPGETGGPLTPRRVSSDLQHATAQLSLEHRDS; this is encoded by the exons GCTTTGCCTTCCCTGACTGGGCCTACAAGCCTGAGTCCTCGCCGGGCTCTAGGCAGATCCAGCTGTGGCACTTTATCCTGGAGCTGCTGCGCAAAGAGGAGTACCAGGGGGTCATCGCCTGGCAGGGGGACTATGGGGAGTTTGTCATCAAGGACCCGGACGAGGTGGCTCGGCTCTGGGGCGTCCGCAAGTGCAAGCCCCAGATGAACTATGACAAGCTGAGCCGTGCCCTGCG TTACTACTACAACAAACGCATCCTGCACAAGACCAAGGGCAAACGGTTCACCTACAAGTTCAACTTCAACAAACTGGTGCTGGTCAATTACCCTTTCATCGATGTGGGCTTGGCTG GCGGGGCTGTGCCCCAGAGTGCCCCGCCAGTGCCCACGGGTGGCAGCCACTTCCGCTTCCCTCCCTCGACACCCTCCGAGGTGCTCTCCCCCACCGAGGACCCCCGCTCGCCCCCTGCCTGctcctcgtcctcctcgtccCTCTTCTCGGCCGTGGTGGCCCGGCGCCTGGGCCGGGGCTCGGTCAGCGACTGCAGCGATGGCACGTCAGAGCTGGAGGAGCCCCTGGGAGAGGACCCCCGGGCCCGCCCGCCGGGCCCCCCGGAGCTGGGTGCCTTCCGAGGGCCCCCACTGGCCCGCTTACCCCATGACCCTGGCATCTTCCGTGTCTACCCTCGGCCCCGAGGGGGTCCTGAGCCCCTGAGCCCCTTCCCTGTTTCCCCCCTGGCCGGGCCTGGCTCCTTGCTCCCCCCGCAGCTCTCCCCGGCTCTGCCCATGACACCCACTCATCTGGCCTACACCCCCTCGCCCACGCTGAGCCCCATGTACCCCAGTGGCGGTGGAGGCCCCAGCGGCTCCGGGGGAGGCTCCCACTTCTCCTTCAGCCCCGAGGACATGAAGCGGTACCTGCAGGCCCACACCCAAAGCGTCTACAACTACCACCTCAGCCCCCGAGCCTTCCTGCACTACCCCGGGCTGGTGGTGCCCCAGCCCCAGCGCCCCGACAAGTGCCCGCTGCCGCCCCTGGCCCCGGACACCCCGCCGGTCCCTTCCTCGGCCtcgtcctcctcttcctcctcttcctctcctttcaaGTTTAAGCTGCAGCCACCCCCCTTGGGACGCCGGCAGCGGGCGGAGAAGGCCCCTGCGGGCCCCGACAAGTGTGGGAGCGGCAGCCTCGGAGCTGGGGGCCTGGCCCCTCCGCCGCCGCCACCACCCCAGATAAAGGTTGAGCCCATTTCGGAAGGCGAGTCCGAGGAGGTGGAGGTGACTGACATCAGTGATGAGGACGAGGAGGATGGGGAGGTGTTCAAGACACCCCGAGCCCCGCCTGCACCCACCAAGCCTGAGCCTGGGGAggcccctggctctgcacagtgCATGCCCGTCAAACTGCGCTTTAAGCGGCGCTGGAGTGAAGACTGTCGCCTGGAGGGCGGTGGGGGCCCAGCCGCAGGCCTCGAGGATGAGGGCGAGGACAAGAAGGTGCGTGGGGAGGGGCCTGGGGAAACCGGGGGGCCCCTCACCCCAAGACGGGTGAGCTCCGATCTCCAGCACGCTACAGCCCAGCTCTCTCTGGAGCACCGAGATTCCTGA